A stretch of Caenorhabditis elegans chromosome IV DNA encodes these proteins:
- the madf-1 gene encoding MADF domain-containing protein (Confirmed by transcript evidence), whose translation MSQTPPKDENNELEFGIPTKRSRSGRPKKICAFSSFKCYEERDIEFFIHQVSDNQIIWDRRNSLNFDGNLVHATFDKIEICCQFLARKNGENASRLWTELASEYKREKARIEQLPSGIYSEEFEIRFPFMQQMWFLEIEASELKEADSNSLEETIVNFARQKSINDAPSPSSSLSAPIEHLNSSINRLIAVIDKKSEDTTKRQIPAKYSDIVEHLIGFLDKTPRERQMEVKCKIYNFLDTIN comes from the exons atgagCCAAACGCCACCTAAAGACGAAAATAATGAGCTGGAATTTGGAATTCCGACAAAACGGTCAAGATCCGGGCGGCCCAAGAAAATTTGCGCGTTTTCTAGCTTTAAATGT TATGAAGAACGTGACATCGAGTTCTTCATTCATCAAGTATCAGACAATCAAATTATTTGGGACCGCCGGAATTCTCTAAACTTTGACGGAAATTTGGTTCACGCGACTTTCgacaaaatcgaaatttgcTGCCAGTTTTTGGCAcggaaaaatg gagaaaACGCTTCCCGACTGTGGACTGAGCTTGCAAGCGAGTATAAGCGTGAAAAAGCCCGAATCGAGCAACTACCAAGCGGAATTTATTCGGAAGAATTCGAAATTCGCTTTCCTTTTATGCAACAAATGTGGTTTCTGGAAATCGAAGCCTCCGAATTAAAAGAAGCCGATTCGAATAGCCTTGAAGAGACAATTGTCAATTTTGCCCGGCAAAAATCCATAAATGATG ccCCGTCCCCCTCTTCATCCCTTTCCGCGCCAATTGAGCACCTAAACTCATCGATAAATCGCCTGATCGCTgtaatcgataaaaaatccGAAGATACCACTAAACGacaaattcccgccaaatatTCTGATATTGTGGAGCATTTAATCGGATTTTTGGATAAAACTCCGCGAGAAAGACAAATGGAGGTCAAATGCAAGATTTATAACTTTTTGGATacaattaattga
- the madf-1 gene encoding BESS domain-containing protein (Confirmed by transcript evidence) — MQQMWFLEIEASELKEADSNSLEETIVNFARQKSINDAPSPSSSLSAPIEHLNSSINRLIAVIDKKSEDTTKRQIPAKYSDIVEHLIGFLDKTPRERQMEVKCKIYNFLDTIN; from the exons ATGCAACAAATGTGGTTTCTGGAAATCGAAGCCTCCGAATTAAAAGAAGCCGATTCGAATAGCCTTGAAGAGACAATTGTCAATTTTGCCCGGCAAAAATCCATAAATGATG ccCCGTCCCCCTCTTCATCCCTTTCCGCGCCAATTGAGCACCTAAACTCATCGATAAATCGCCTGATCGCTgtaatcgataaaaaatccGAAGATACCACTAAACGacaaattcccgccaaatatTCTGATATTGTGGAGCATTTAATCGGATTTTTGGATAAAACTCCGCGAGAAAGACAAATGGAGGTCAAATGCAAGATTTATAACTTTTTGGATacaattaattga
- the Y55F3BR.10 gene encoding INCENP_ARK-bind domain-containing protein (Confirmed by transcript evidence), with protein MLMSIREDVVEATSSIVPEKIHSDARNFSLVTSSSQVRSPLYLKSLDADGEDNSTVEKQITHSKKVADTELDRSLECLKENENDVKTNGEVELSAVEDALIQVVPEVSENQNPRKIGPYDFDQHANFLNS; from the coding sequence ATGCTGATGTCCATCAGAGAAGATGTAGTTGAAGCAACTTCATCGATTGTGCCAGAGAAGATCCATTCCGATGCTCGTAATTTTTCCTTGGTTACAAGTTCCTCACAAGTCCGTTCACCCTTGTATTTGAAAAGCTTGGATGCTGACGGAGAAGATAATTCTACAGTTGAGAAACAAATAACACATTCGAAGAAAGTAGCTGATACGGAATTAGACAGAAGCCTGGAATGTTTGAAAGAGAACGAGAACGACGTAAAGACAAACGGTGAAGTGGAACTTTCCGCTGTTGAGGATGCTTTAATTCAAGTTGTACCAGAAGTCTCCGAGAACCAAAATCCTCGAAAAATCGGACCCTACGATTTTGATCAACATGCCAACTTCTTAAATtcctga
- the madf-1 gene encoding MADF domain-containing protein (Confirmed by transcript evidence): protein MSASPLQITEKSPEMSQTPPKDENNELEFGIPTKRSRSGRPKKICAFSSFKCYEERDIEFFIHQVSDNQIIWDRRNSLNFDGNLVHATFDKIEICCQFLARKNGENASRLWTELASEYKREKARIEQLPSGIYSEEFEIRFPFMQQMWFLEIEASELKEADSNSLEETIVNFARQKSINDAPSPSSSLSAPIEHLNSSINRLIAVIDKKSEDTTKRQIPAKYSDIVEHLIGFLDKTPRERQMEVKCKIYNFLDTIN, encoded by the exons ATGTCTGCTTCTCCCCTacaaatcactgaaaaatcgccAGAA atgagCCAAACGCCACCTAAAGACGAAAATAATGAGCTGGAATTTGGAATTCCGACAAAACGGTCAAGATCCGGGCGGCCCAAGAAAATTTGCGCGTTTTCTAGCTTTAAATGT TATGAAGAACGTGACATCGAGTTCTTCATTCATCAAGTATCAGACAATCAAATTATTTGGGACCGCCGGAATTCTCTAAACTTTGACGGAAATTTGGTTCACGCGACTTTCgacaaaatcgaaatttgcTGCCAGTTTTTGGCAcggaaaaatg gagaaaACGCTTCCCGACTGTGGACTGAGCTTGCAAGCGAGTATAAGCGTGAAAAAGCCCGAATCGAGCAACTACCAAGCGGAATTTATTCGGAAGAATTCGAAATTCGCTTTCCTTTTATGCAACAAATGTGGTTTCTGGAAATCGAAGCCTCCGAATTAAAAGAAGCCGATTCGAATAGCCTTGAAGAGACAATTGTCAATTTTGCCCGGCAAAAATCCATAAATGATG ccCCGTCCCCCTCTTCATCCCTTTCCGCGCCAATTGAGCACCTAAACTCATCGATAAATCGCCTGATCGCTgtaatcgataaaaaatccGAAGATACCACTAAACGacaaattcccgccaaatatTCTGATATTGTGGAGCATTTAATCGGATTTTTGGATAAAACTCCGCGAGAAAGACAAATGGAGGTCAAATGCAAGATTTATAACTTTTTGGATacaattaattga